A genome region from Musa acuminata AAA Group cultivar baxijiao chromosome BXJ3-5, Cavendish_Baxijiao_AAA, whole genome shotgun sequence includes the following:
- the LOC135639004 gene encoding uncharacterized protein LOC135639004 — protein MASASSPSSSGFFSICLLHAVAATTCGALMMFYQNEAMVVGHGRETAARLLQGSTPRDQLLIQTSDSFAGLLLFAIGLLLFMVAFVEDRDFQAFFAKGCALLHAAVALWRVCFERRVDCLARDWPRQLVGDLVLGLSWLLFLVYCWSDKYD, from the coding sequence ATGGCATCAgcatcttctccttcctcctcgggATTCTTCTCGATCTGCCTGCTGCACGCGGTGGCGGCGACGACGTGCGGGGCGCTGATGATGTTCTACCAGAACGAGGCCATGGTGGTGGGGCACGGGCGGGAGACGGCGGCGCGGCTGCTGCAGGGGTCGACCCCCCGCGACCAGCTGCTGATCCAGACCTCCGACTCCTTCGCCGGGCTGTTGCTCTTCGCCATCGGCCTCCTGCTCTTCATGGTGGCCTTCGTGGAGGACCGCGACTTCCAGGCCTTCTTCGCCAAGGGCTGCGCCCTGCTCCATGCCGCCGTTGCCCTCTGGCGCGTCTGCTTCGAGCGCCGCGTCGACTGCCTCGCCCGCGACTGGCCTCGCCAGCTCGTAGGTGACCTCGTCCTTGGCCTTTCCTGGCTTCTCTTCCTCGTCTACTGCTGGAGCGACAAGTACGACTGA